A stretch of Paracoccus aminophilus JCM 7686 DNA encodes these proteins:
- a CDS encoding glycerate kinase type-2 family protein translates to MSPDQLLRQMFDRAVEAADPMRSLAQYLPEKPKGRVLVIGAGKASARMAEAVEAAWGPCEGLVITRYGYGRPTQGIEIVEAAHPVPDEAGLQATKRLLALLSGLGPDDFVLALISGGASALLSAPAGEITLAEEQQVNQMLLASGAPIGQMNILRKHISRVKGGQLAAAAYPAKMLALLISDVPGDDPALIGSGPTVGDRSTPEDARAIVKRWHLDVPGSVQRALSGKTGVLQPDDPRLARVSNVIVAAPSQSLEAAARIGRDAGYAVDLLGDDLEGEAREVATEQAALAKNASGPRILMSGGELTVTRRGDGIGGPNAEFSLALALALNGAPGIHAIACDTDGVDGAAEVAGALVGPDTLSRANADGVDPAAALARNDAHSFFAAIDRQVVTGPTLTNVNDFRAILIEG, encoded by the coding sequence ATGAGCCCTGACCAGCTTCTCCGCCAGATGTTCGACCGCGCCGTCGAGGCCGCTGATCCCATGCGCAGCCTTGCGCAATATCTGCCGGAAAAGCCAAAGGGGCGGGTTCTGGTGATCGGCGCGGGCAAAGCGAGCGCGCGCATGGCCGAGGCGGTCGAGGCGGCCTGGGGTCCCTGCGAGGGGCTGGTCATCACCCGCTATGGCTATGGCCGACCGACCCAAGGAATCGAGATCGTCGAAGCCGCCCATCCCGTGCCCGATGAGGCCGGGCTGCAGGCGACCAAGCGGCTTTTGGCGCTGCTCTCTGGCCTCGGACCGGATGATTTCGTGCTGGCGCTGATTTCGGGCGGCGCATCGGCGCTGCTTTCGGCCCCGGCGGGCGAGATCACGCTGGCCGAAGAGCAGCAGGTGAACCAGATGCTGCTGGCCTCGGGCGCGCCGATTGGCCAGATGAATATCTTGCGCAAACATATCAGCCGGGTGAAGGGCGGCCAGCTCGCGGCGGCGGCCTATCCGGCCAAGATGCTCGCGCTGCTGATTTCCGATGTGCCGGGCGATGACCCGGCGCTGATCGGCTCGGGCCCGACGGTGGGAGATCGCAGCACGCCCGAGGATGCGCGCGCCATCGTCAAACGCTGGCATCTCGACGTGCCGGGATCGGTGCAGCGCGCGCTGTCGGGCAAGACCGGCGTTTTGCAGCCCGACGATCCGCGACTGGCGCGGGTCAGCAATGTGATCGTGGCCGCGCCCTCGCAATCCTTGGAGGCGGCGGCGCGGATCGGCCGGGATGCCGGTTACGCCGTCGATCTTCTGGGTGACGATCTCGAGGGCGAGGCCCGCGAAGTCGCAACCGAGCAGGCGGCGCTCGCGAAAAACGCCAGCGGCCCGCGCATCCTGATGTCGGGGGGTGAGCTGACCGTGACCCGGCGCGGGGATGGGATCGGCGGCCCGAATGCCGAGTTCTCGCTGGCGCTGGCGCTTGCGTTGAATGGCGCGCCGGGCATTCACGCGATTGCCTGTGACACCGACGGCGTTGATGGCGCAGCCGAGGTGGCGGGCGCGTTGGTCGGGCCCGATACGCTTTCCCGTGCCAACGCGGATGGCGTGGACCCGGCAGCGGCTTTGGCGCGCAATGATGCCCATAGCTTCTTTGCCGCAATCGACCGGCAGGTCGTGACCGGGCCGACGCTGACAAACGTCAATGATTTCCGCGCGATCCTGATCGAAGGCTAG
- the pcaF gene encoding 3-oxoadipyl-CoA thiolase yields the protein MRDVYICDYIRTPIGRFGGALAMVRPDDLGAVPLKALMARNPSVDWEAVDDLIFGCANQAGEDNRNVGRMSLLLAGLPVSVPGTTINRLCGSGMDAVIAAARAIRAGEAELMIAGGVESMSRAPFVLPKAESAFSRANEIHDTTIGWRFINPLMKEQYGVDSMPETAENVAEDFAVSREDQDLFACRSQSKALRAQSDGRLAAEITPVRIPQRKGEPKLVAQDEHPRETSIETLRGLKAPFRAGGSVTAGNASGVNDGAAALILASEAAAKAHGLRPIARVLGGAAAGVPPRIMGIGPVPAAQKLMARLGLGASDFDVIELNEAFAAQGLAVLRQLGIADDDPRVNRNGGAIALGHPLGMSGARITGTAALELALTDGRRALSMMCIGVGQGIAVALERV from the coding sequence ATGCGCGACGTCTATATCTGCGATTACATCCGCACCCCGATCGGCCGCTTTGGTGGTGCGCTGGCAATGGTGCGCCCCGATGATCTCGGCGCGGTGCCGCTGAAGGCGCTGATGGCGCGCAATCCTTCGGTCGATTGGGAGGCGGTCGATGACCTGATTTTCGGCTGCGCCAATCAGGCGGGCGAGGACAACCGCAATGTCGGGCGCATGTCGCTGTTGCTGGCGGGGCTTCCGGTCTCCGTGCCCGGGACGACGATCAACCGCTTGTGCGGCTCGGGCATGGATGCGGTGATTGCTGCCGCGCGCGCGATCCGCGCAGGCGAGGCCGAGCTGATGATTGCGGGCGGGGTTGAATCGATGTCGCGCGCGCCTTTCGTGCTGCCCAAGGCCGAAAGCGCCTTCTCCCGTGCCAATGAGATCCATGACACGACCATCGGCTGGCGCTTCATCAACCCGTTGATGAAAGAGCAATATGGCGTGGATTCGATGCCAGAGACCGCCGAAAACGTCGCCGAGGATTTTGCGGTCTCACGCGAGGATCAGGATCTTTTTGCCTGCCGCAGCCAGTCGAAGGCGCTGCGCGCTCAGTCTGACGGGAGGCTTGCCGCGGAAATCACCCCGGTCCGCATTCCCCAGCGCAAGGGCGAGCCCAAACTGGTCGCGCAGGATGAACATCCGCGTGAGACCTCGATCGAAACCTTGCGTGGCCTCAAGGCGCCCTTCCGCGCGGGCGGCTCGGTGACGGCGGGCAATGCCTCGGGCGTCAATGATGGCGCGGCCGCGCTGATCCTTGCCTCGGAGGCCGCGGCCAAGGCGCATGGCCTGCGCCCGATCGCCCGGGTGCTGGGCGGAGCGGCGGCGGGTGTGCCTCCTCGGATCATGGGGATCGGCCCGGTTCCGGCCGCGCAAAAGCTGATGGCGCGGCTGGGGCTAGGCGCAAGCGATTTCGACGTGATCGAGCTGAACGAGGCTTTTGCCGCGCAGGGCTTGGCGGTGTTGCGCCAGCTCGGGATCGCCGATGATGACCCGCGCGTGAACCGCAACGGTGGGGCGATTGCACTGGGGCATCCGCTTGGCATGTCGGGGGCGCGCATCACCGGGACGGCGGCGCTGGAGCTTGCCTTGACCGACGGACGCCGCGCGCTCTCGATGATGTGCATCGGCGTCGGTCAGGGCATTGCCGTTGCGCTTGAACGGGTCTGA
- a CDS encoding aminotransferase-like domain-containing protein, translated as MQWTDVLATRNSRMKASEIRELLKLLDQPDIISFAGGIPDPALFPTETFAKAFENAMSPEHAATALQYSVSEGYKPLREWIVGEMAKIGVPCDVDNIFITSGSQQALDYLGKLLISPGDTAMVTWPTYLGALGAFNAYEPRYARLDPFSNAEPATLQAEAAASSGGAGKVKFSYLSADFANPTGESLSQAGREAVLDQAEALGIAVIEDAAYQSLRFDGEPVPPIMALDIARNGGIENTRTIYCGSFSKTLAPGLRVGWVCAAKDVIGRLVLMKQAADLHSPTLSQMATNYVARAIFDQHVAKIKSVYSGRRDRMLAALDREMPAGVTFTRPEGGMFIWVTVDEAINCAELLARAVAEQRVAFVPGGAFYADGSRLNSLRLSYSCANDAQIDEGIARIGRLLRA; from the coding sequence ATGCAGTGGACGGATGTGCTCGCCACGCGAAATTCGAGAATGAAGGCATCGGAGATCCGGGAGCTGTTGAAGCTCCTCGATCAGCCCGACATCATCTCTTTTGCAGGTGGCATTCCTGATCCGGCGCTGTTTCCGACCGAGACTTTCGCCAAGGCCTTCGAGAATGCGATGTCGCCCGAACATGCGGCGACGGCGCTGCAATATTCGGTCTCCGAGGGCTATAAGCCGCTGCGCGAATGGATCGTCGGCGAGATGGCCAAGATCGGCGTGCCCTGCGATGTCGACAATATCTTCATCACTTCGGGCTCGCAGCAGGCGCTTGACTATCTGGGCAAGCTCCTGATTTCGCCCGGAGATACGGCGATGGTGACCTGGCCGACCTATCTTGGCGCTTTGGGGGCGTTCAATGCCTATGAGCCGCGTTATGCCCGGCTTGATCCCTTCTCGAATGCCGAACCGGCGACCTTGCAGGCCGAAGCGGCGGCGTCCTCGGGCGGCGCGGGCAAGGTGAAGTTTTCCTATCTCTCCGCGGATTTCGCCAACCCGACCGGCGAGAGCCTGTCTCAGGCAGGGCGCGAGGCGGTGCTCGATCAGGCTGAGGCGCTTGGCATCGCGGTGATCGAGGATGCCGCCTATCAATCCCTGCGCTTTGACGGCGAACCCGTGCCGCCGATCATGGCGCTGGACATCGCCCGCAATGGCGGCATCGAAAACACCCGCACGATCTATTGTGGCTCGTTTTCCAAGACGCTCGCGCCGGGGCTGCGCGTTGGCTGGGTTTGTGCGGCCAAGGATGTGATCGGGCGGCTGGTGCTGATGAAACAGGCGGCCGATCTGCATTCGCCGACGCTGAGCCAGATGGCCACGAATTACGTCGCTCGCGCGATTTTCGATCAGCATGTCGCCAAGATCAAAAGCGTCTACAGCGGGCGGCGCGACCGGATGCTGGCCGCGCTTGACCGCGAGATGCCGGCTGGCGTGACCTTCACCCGGCCCGAAGGCGGCATGTTCATCTGGGTGACGGTTGATGAAGCGATCAACTGCGCCGAACTCTTGGCCCGCGCGGTCGCCGAGCAGCGCGTGGCCTTTGTGCCGGGCGGTGCTTTCTATGCCGACGGCTCGCGGCTGAATTCGCTGCGCCTGAGCTATTCCTGCGCCAATGACGCGCAGATCGACGAGGGCATTGCCCGCATCGGGCGCCTGCTTCGGGCCTGA
- a CDS encoding 3-oxoacid CoA-transferase subunit B produces MTEKLSNAQIAWRAAQDIADGAYVNLGIGFPEMVAKFQPPGRQAVFHTENGVLGFGEAPAAGTEDWDLINAGKKAITLKPGASFFHHADSFAMVRGGHLDVAILGAYQVAETGDLANWSTGPKGVPAVGGAMDLVHGAKRVAVITDHVTKDGQPKLLERCTLPLTGVGCVTRVYSSLAVIDIEQGRFVLREKLAALSFETLQSLTGARLNLDGAPADLIVPEL; encoded by the coding sequence ATGACCGAGAAATTGAGCAATGCCCAGATCGCCTGGCGCGCGGCGCAAGACATTGCCGATGGCGCTTATGTCAATCTCGGGATCGGCTTTCCTGAAATGGTGGCGAAATTCCAGCCTCCGGGGCGGCAGGCGGTGTTTCATACCGAAAACGGCGTTCTGGGCTTTGGCGAAGCACCCGCAGCGGGGACCGAGGATTGGGATCTGATCAATGCCGGCAAGAAGGCGATCACGCTCAAGCCGGGCGCGTCCTTTTTCCACCATGCCGATAGTTTCGCGATGGTGCGGGGCGGTCATCTCGATGTGGCGATCCTCGGCGCCTATCAGGTCGCCGAAACCGGCGATCTCGCGAATTGGTCGACGGGGCCCAAGGGCGTTCCCGCCGTTGGCGGCGCGATGGATCTGGTTCACGGCGCCAAACGCGTCGCGGTCATCACCGATCATGTGACCAAGGACGGCCAGCCGAAACTCCTCGAGCGTTGCACGCTGCCGCTCACCGGGGTCGGTTGCGTCACTCGGGTCTATAGCTCGCTTGCCGTGATCGACATCGAGCAGGGCCGGTTCGTCCTGCGCGAAAAGCTGGCCGCTTTGTCCTTCGAGACCTTGCAATCTCTGACCGGCGCGCGGCTTAACCTTGACGGCGCGCCCGCCGATCTGATCGTTCCGGAGCTCTGA
- a CDS encoding IclR family transcriptional regulator domain-containing protein, with protein sequence MVNKTDYIASLAKGLSVIEAFRAESPRLSIAEVAETTGLDRATARRCLLTLHELGYAAYDGKFFTLTPRVLRLGMGALAALPLAQIVQPWLDQLSDRIGQSVSVSIRDETEIVYLARAAQRKVMSIGLMPGSRLPAHCTSMGRVLLAALPEPEARALIERSDLSPRTSFSLTAPEEIMARLAAVRRDGHALIFQEVELSLCSLAVPLYSSNGRVVAALNTGVAVSEGVRERLLGDYLPALLAVQDGLRRVLS encoded by the coding sequence ATGGTGAACAAAACCGATTATATTGCCTCATTGGCCAAGGGATTGAGCGTGATCGAGGCGTTTCGCGCCGAATCGCCGCGTCTCTCGATTGCCGAAGTGGCGGAGACGACCGGGCTCGACCGCGCCACCGCCCGGCGCTGCCTGCTGACGCTTCATGAGCTGGGCTATGCGGCCTATGACGGTAAATTTTTCACGCTGACGCCGCGCGTGCTGCGTCTGGGCATGGGGGCCCTTGCGGCGCTGCCTTTGGCGCAGATCGTCCAGCCCTGGCTCGATCAGCTGTCGGATCGGATCGGGCAATCGGTCTCGGTCTCGATCCGCGATGAAACCGAAATCGTCTATCTCGCGCGTGCGGCGCAGCGCAAAGTCATGTCGATCGGGTTGATGCCGGGCTCGCGTCTGCCGGCGCATTGCACCTCGATGGGCCGCGTCCTTCTGGCCGCCCTGCCCGAGCCCGAGGCCCGCGCGCTGATCGAGCGTTCCGACCTGAGCCCTCGCACCTCGTTCAGCCTGACGGCGCCCGAGGAGATCATGGCGCGTCTGGCCGCGGTCCGGCGCGACGGCCATGCGCTGATCTTTCAAGAGGTCGAGCTGTCGCTCTGCTCGCTCGCCGTGCCGCTTTACAGCAGCAATGGCCGCGTCGTCGCGGCGCTCAACACCGGGGTCGCCGTGTCCGAGGGCGTGCGCGAGCGGCTTCTGGGCGATTACCTGCCCGCGCTTTTGGCGGTGCAGGACGGGCTGCGCCGCGTCCTGTCCTAG
- a CDS encoding ArsR/SmtB family transcription factor yields the protein MTAPTRNCGLTLAADETTRLAETFRLLGDTTRLSILLCCLAGPRAVGEISDLLGQSQSLVSHHLRLLRAARLVRGERRARQVFYSLSDRHVSDMLHDMAHHIAEERAETAALTAEGEVK from the coding sequence ATGACCGCCCCGACCCGGAATTGCGGGCTGACACTTGCGGCCGATGAAACCACGCGGCTCGCCGAAACCTTCCGCCTGCTCGGCGACACGACCCGCCTCAGCATCCTGCTTTGCTGCCTCGCAGGCCCGCGCGCGGTCGGCGAGATCTCGGATCTGCTTGGCCAGTCGCAATCGCTTGTCAGCCATCATTTGCGGCTCTTGCGCGCCGCCCGGCTGGTGCGCGGAGAGCGGCGCGCGCGGCAGGTTTTCTACAGTCTGAGCGACCGCCATGTCTCGGATATGCTGCATGACATGGCGCATCACATCGCCGAAGAGAGGGCTGAGACCGCGGCCCTCACCGCCGAGGGCGAGGTCAAATAA
- a CDS encoding cation diffusion facilitator family transporter — translation MQDHAQHPGGHDHDGGGHEEHDHDHTPIVTTENERKVLIALVITGSFMVVEVIGGYLSNSLALLADAGHMLTDTAALALSFFAFRIGRRAADGRRTFGYLRFEVIAAFINALALFAIVLWVAFEAWHRFSAPPEILAGPMMIVAVLGLLVNILVLRILQSGEHDHVNIQAASLHVLGDLLGSVGAIGAAVVIWLTGWTPIDPILSLVVSLLILRSAWFLAKRSLNILLEGAPEKLHPEALRSHILAGFASEVIEVDHIHIWQITDKRVLATLHVRPKELAPARDLGNRIAASLHETFAIEHATVALDWSGDGQSCSLTATSQRMEGRSA, via the coding sequence ATGCAGGACCACGCACAGCATCCCGGCGGCCATGACCACGATGGTGGTGGACACGAGGAGCATGACCACGATCACACCCCGATCGTCACGACCGAGAACGAGCGCAAGGTCCTGATCGCGCTTGTCATTACCGGCTCTTTCATGGTGGTCGAGGTCATCGGCGGCTATCTGTCGAACTCGCTCGCACTGCTGGCCGATGCCGGGCATATGCTCACCGATACGGCGGCGCTGGCGCTGTCGTTCTTCGCGTTCCGGATCGGGCGGCGGGCGGCGGATGGGCGGCGCACCTTCGGCTATCTGCGCTTCGAGGTGATTGCGGCCTTTATCAACGCGCTCGCGCTCTTCGCCATCGTCCTCTGGGTCGCCTTCGAGGCCTGGCACCGCTTCAGCGCGCCCCCCGAGATCCTCGCAGGGCCGATGATGATCGTCGCCGTTCTGGGCCTTTTGGTGAATATTCTGGTGCTGCGCATCCTGCAAAGCGGCGAGCATGACCATGTCAACATTCAGGCGGCCTCGCTGCATGTGCTGGGCGATCTTCTCGGCTCGGTCGGTGCAATTGGTGCGGCGGTGGTGATCTGGCTGACCGGCTGGACCCCGATCGACCCGATCCTGTCGCTGGTCGTCTCGCTTCTGATCCTGCGCAGCGCATGGTTTCTGGCAAAGCGCTCGCTCAATATCCTGCTCGAGGGCGCGCCCGAGAAGCTGCATCCCGAGGCTTTGCGCAGCCATATCCTTGCGGGCTTTGCCAGTGAAGTGATCGAGGTCGATCACATCCACATCTGGCAGATCACCGACAAGCGCGTGCTCGCGACGCTGCATGTGCGCCCGAAAGAGCTCGCCCCGGCGCGAGATCTGGGCAACCGCATCGCGGCCTCGCTGCACGAGACCTTCGCGATCGAACATGCAACCGTCGCGCTCGACTGGTCGGGAGACGGGCAAAGCTGCTCGCTCACCGCGACGAGCCAGCGAATGGAAGGGCGTTCGGCATGA
- a CDS encoding 3-oxoacid CoA-transferase subunit A, giving the protein MDKRIASLRDAVAPIPDHATVMIGGFGGSGAPIELIHALIGRFLETGSPKALTVINNNAGNGHVGIAALIEQGMVKKMICSFPRSADPVVFTTKYLAGEIELELVPQGTLAERIRAGGAGIPAFYTPSSYGTDLAKGKPVAEFDGRSYVQERWLKADFALLKAELGDAVGNLTYRMAARNFAPLMAMAATETIVQVSRAVAPGEIEPESVVTPGIFVDRIVEVPAPQQEEALNRANAHYPELRA; this is encoded by the coding sequence ATGGACAAGCGTATCGCGAGCCTGCGCGACGCCGTCGCCCCGATCCCCGACCATGCCACCGTGATGATCGGCGGCTTTGGCGGGTCGGGCGCGCCAATCGAGCTTATTCACGCGTTGATCGGCCGCTTTCTCGAAACCGGCAGCCCGAAGGCGCTGACGGTCATCAACAACAATGCGGGCAATGGTCATGTCGGCATTGCCGCGTTGATCGAGCAGGGCATGGTCAAGAAGATGATCTGCTCTTTCCCGCGCTCGGCGGATCCGGTTGTTTTCACGACGAAATATCTGGCCGGAGAGATCGAGCTCGAACTCGTGCCGCAGGGCACTCTGGCCGAGCGGATCCGCGCAGGCGGGGCTGGGATCCCGGCCTTCTACACGCCGAGCTCTTACGGCACCGATCTCGCCAAGGGCAAACCCGTCGCTGAATTTGATGGCCGCTCCTATGTGCAAGAGCGCTGGCTCAAGGCCGATTTCGCGCTTTTGAAGGCCGAGCTTGGCGATGCGGTCGGCAATCTCACCTATCGCATGGCCGCGCGCAATTTCGCGCCTCTGATGGCGATGGCGGCCACCGAGACCATCGTTCAGGTGAGCCGCGCGGTCGCTCCGGGCGAGATCGAGCCTGAAAGCGTCGTCACCCCGGGGATCTTCGTCGACCGGATCGTCGAGGTCCCCGCCCCCCAGCAGGAAGAGGCGCTCAACCGCGCCAATGCCCATTACCCGGAGCTTCGCGCATGA
- a CDS encoding NUDIX hydrolase gives MTAPYEMRFCPNCATALTMASALEDGGPKERLRCPACAWTHWGNPTPVLAAVIENDRGEVLMARNALWEEGSFGLITGFMEAGESPEAGVCREVFEETGLRAKVLRFLGAWEFLRMNQVMIAYHIRAEGEVILSPELVEYRWQSAADVTCWPGGGGYALAHWVTSKGYTPTFRGFRPGHDPNPDPAKWPPRPWSEDPRFEIAPQI, from the coding sequence ATGACAGCCCCTTACGAGATGCGGTTTTGCCCGAATTGCGCGACTGCGCTGACCATGGCCTCGGCCCTTGAGGACGGGGGCCCGAAGGAGCGCCTGCGCTGCCCGGCCTGCGCCTGGACCCATTGGGGCAATCCGACTCCGGTTCTGGCTGCGGTGATCGAGAATGATCGCGGCGAGGTTCTCATGGCGCGCAATGCCCTGTGGGAAGAGGGCTCGTTCGGTCTGATCACCGGCTTCATGGAGGCCGGTGAAAGCCCCGAGGCCGGGGTCTGCCGCGAGGTTTTCGAAGAAACCGGGCTGCGCGCCAAAGTGCTGCGTTTCCTTGGCGCGTGGGAGTTTTTGCGGATGAATCAGGTGATGATCGCCTATCACATCCGCGCCGAGGGTGAGGTGATCCTGTCGCCCGAGCTGGTCGAATATCGCTGGCAATCGGCCGCGGATGTCACCTGTTGGCCCGGTGGCGGCGGTTATGCTTTGGCCCATTGGGTCACCTCGAAAGGCTATACCCCGACGTTCCGCGGCTTCCGTCCGGGGCATGATCCGAACCCCGATCCGGCGAAATGGCCGCCGCGTCCCTGGTCCGAGGATCCCCGGTTCGAGATCGCCCCGCAGATCTGA
- a CDS encoding malonate--CoA ligase, giving the protein MTNPLYDALIAPQSRHSGPLLLLADGREVSGSGFVTLVHGFAAGLTALGLKPGDRLAVQIEKSAEALALYGAALAAGIVFLPLNTAYTAEEIAYFVEDSGAALLIGDPAKAEALAPIAARFGAKFATLDGAGRGSFADLAAKQGADFTPVPRSRDDLAAILYTSGTTGRSKGAMLTQANLLENAEVLVREWRFTAEDRLLHMLPIFHTHGLFVASNVVLLSGGSMIFLPGFKVEQALAWLPQATTMMGVPTYYTRLLAEPRFDRDLTAHLRLFTSGSAPLLAETHRLFEERTGHRILERYGMTETNMSTSNPYDGERRAGTVGFPLPGVELRITDPETGAELPTGTPGMIEVRGHNVFKGYWQMPEKTREELRENGFFITGDIGVIDAEGYVSIIGRQKDLIISGGYNIYPKEIELLLDEAPGVLESAVIGVPHPDFGEAVVAVFVAAPGEAPDPQALAAGLAPRLARFKQPKRYEIVAALPRNTMGKVQKNLLRDTYRGLFAD; this is encoded by the coding sequence ATGACCAACCCGCTTTACGACGCCCTGATCGCGCCCCAGTCCCGGCACAGCGGGCCGCTGCTTCTTCTTGCGGATGGGCGCGAGGTTTCGGGGTCCGGTTTCGTGACGCTCGTGCATGGCTTCGCCGCAGGCTTGACCGCGCTTGGTCTGAAACCCGGCGATCGGCTGGCCGTCCAGATCGAGAAATCGGCCGAGGCGCTCGCGCTTTACGGCGCGGCCTTGGCGGCTGGCATCGTCTTCCTGCCGCTGAACACCGCCTATACCGCCGAGGAAATCGCCTATTTCGTCGAGGATTCCGGCGCGGCTTTGCTGATCGGCGATCCGGCCAAGGCCGAGGCGCTGGCGCCCATCGCCGCGCGTTTCGGGGCAAAATTCGCGACCCTCGACGGGGCGGGGCGCGGCTCCTTCGCGGATCTCGCCGCGAAGCAAGGCGCCGATTTCACCCCGGTCCCGCGCAGCCGCGATGATCTCGCCGCGATCCTCTACACTTCGGGCACCACGGGGCGCTCGAAAGGGGCGATGCTGACGCAGGCCAATCTTCTGGAGAATGCCGAGGTTCTGGTGCGCGAATGGCGCTTCACCGCCGAGGATCGCCTGCTGCACATGCTGCCGATCTTTCACACCCATGGGCTTTTTGTCGCCTCGAATGTCGTGCTGCTCTCGGGGGGCTCGATGATCTTCCTGCCCGGCTTCAAGGTCGAGCAGGCGCTCGCGTGGTTGCCCCAAGCCACCACGATGATGGGCGTGCCGACCTATTACACCCGCCTTTTGGCCGAGCCGCGCTTTGATCGCGATCTGACCGCGCATCTGCGGCTCTTCACCTCGGGCTCGGCCCCGCTTCTGGCGGAAACCCACCGGCTTTTCGAAGAGCGCACCGGCCATCGCATTCTCGAGCGCTACGGCATGACCGAGACCAATATGTCGACCTCGAACCCTTATGACGGCGAGCGCCGTGCCGGGACCGTGGGCTTTCCCCTGCCCGGCGTCGAGCTGCGCATCACCGATCCCGAAACCGGGGCCGAGCTGCCCACGGGCACGCCCGGCATGATCGAGGTGCGCGGCCATAATGTCTTCAAGGGGTATTGGCAGATGCCGGAAAAGACCCGCGAAGAGCTGCGCGAGAACGGCTTTTTCATCACCGGCGATATCGGGGTGATTGATGCAGAGGGCTATGTTTCGATCATCGGGCGGCAGAAGGATCTGATCATCTCGGGCGGCTATAATATCTATCCCAAGGAGATCGAGCTTTTGCTGGATGAGGCGCCCGGGGTGCTCGAAAGCGCGGTGATTGGGGTGCCCCATCCCGATTTCGGCGAGGCGGTGGTTGCCGTGTTCGTGGCCGCGCCGGGAGAGGCGCCCGATCCGCAGGCTTTGGCGGCGGGGCTCGCCCCGCGCCTTGCTCGGTTCAAGCAGCCCAAACGCTACGAGATCGTCGCGGCGCTACCGCGCAACACCATGGGCAAGGTCCAGAAAAACCTGCTGCGCGACACCTATCGCGGGCTTTTCGCAGACTAA